One Lentibacillus cibarius DNA window includes the following coding sequences:
- a CDS encoding ATP-binding protein, whose translation MFWRSVVGKLAITILLLVSFVLFILTILLLEFFEDYHVEQAEKDMMQTAQKVSRMIEQYEDHDLALENASLVKDPLSRVAVISGDGAFWTSESADSDLNDLNAKWLRNDEELKNVFAKGEKVKKQTLLPDTNIEALVVGKPINQNGAVFVYQSLDIVNQTKAETTKIILLAAGIAIILTTIFAFFLSTRITSPLIKMREAAIDLTRGEFNTKVPILTHDEIGELAMAFNRMGRQLKFHINALRQEKEQFSGIVTSMADGVITLNRNGDMLITNRPAEMFIENLYYENDLTNTKDNSKAPEPLNTLLQSVIQDEKEAIQEITTQGRTWVMIMTPLYDQSYIRGAVAVLRDMTEERRSDKLREDFIANVSHELRTPISMLQGYSEAIVDGVAESKEEKNELAQIIHDESMRMGRLVNELLDLARMEAGHNQLNKEMIDASAYTNRILKKFKGPAEENNVTLHLEKHLEEGTIAFDPDRMEQVFTNLIDNAIRHTGENGFVNVTIESTASNFYVSIEDNGAGIPEDDIPFVFERFYKADKSRTRNRKKKGTGLGLAIAKNIVEAHGGTINVKSRMNEGTTFEFNIPVE comes from the coding sequence ATGTTTTGGCGCAGTGTTGTAGGTAAACTAGCAATAACCATCTTATTGCTAGTTTCTTTTGTTCTGTTCATCTTAACTATATTATTATTGGAGTTTTTCGAGGATTATCATGTCGAACAGGCGGAAAAGGATATGATGCAAACCGCACAGAAGGTATCCAGGATGATCGAGCAGTATGAAGATCATGATCTTGCCCTGGAAAACGCTTCATTAGTCAAAGACCCGCTCAGTCGAGTTGCTGTTATTTCCGGTGATGGTGCGTTCTGGACCTCAGAAAGTGCGGACAGCGATTTAAACGATCTGAATGCTAAATGGCTGCGTAATGACGAAGAACTGAAGAACGTTTTTGCAAAAGGGGAAAAGGTGAAAAAACAAACCCTTCTTCCTGATACAAATATTGAGGCTTTGGTTGTCGGTAAACCAATCAATCAAAATGGTGCCGTGTTTGTTTACCAATCATTAGATATCGTTAATCAAACCAAGGCTGAAACAACAAAAATTATTTTGCTTGCTGCCGGGATTGCCATTATACTTACAACAATATTTGCTTTTTTCCTATCGACGAGGATTACATCGCCGTTAATTAAAATGCGGGAAGCAGCGATTGACCTTACTAGAGGGGAGTTCAACACGAAGGTACCCATCCTTACCCATGATGAAATCGGTGAATTGGCAATGGCGTTTAACCGGATGGGTAGACAGCTGAAATTTCATATTAATGCCTTAAGGCAGGAAAAGGAGCAATTTTCCGGTATTGTCACTTCCATGGCCGATGGGGTTATAACCCTTAACCGAAATGGTGACATGCTGATTACGAACCGTCCCGCTGAAATGTTCATTGAGAACTTATACTATGAAAATGACCTTACAAACACAAAAGACAATTCCAAAGCTCCAGAACCTTTAAACACGCTACTTCAAAGTGTTATTCAAGATGAAAAGGAAGCGATTCAGGAAATTACCACACAAGGGCGTACATGGGTGATGATTATGACCCCGCTTTATGATCAATCTTATATCCGAGGTGCCGTCGCGGTGCTTCGAGACATGACAGAGGAAAGACGATCAGATAAACTGCGGGAGGATTTTATAGCTAACGTCTCGCATGAACTGCGTACACCTATATCGATGTTACAAGGGTACAGTGAAGCAATCGTTGATGGTGTTGCTGAATCGAAAGAAGAGAAAAACGAACTGGCACAAATCATTCACGATGAATCCATGCGAATGGGCCGTCTTGTCAATGAACTGCTCGACCTGGCGCGTATGGAAGCGGGGCATAATCAATTGAACAAGGAAATGATTGATGCCAGCGCCTATACAAATCGGATCTTGAAAAAATTTAAAGGTCCGGCAGAAGAGAATAATGTTACACTACACTTGGAAAAACACTTGGAGGAAGGAACTATTGCCTTTGACCCGGATCGCATGGAACAAGTCTTCACCAATTTGATTGATAATGCTATCAGGCATACCGGAGAAAATGGTTTTGTAAATGTTACTATTGAAAGTACTGCATCCAACTTTTATGTGTCAATTGAAGACAACGGGGCCGGCATACCGGAAGATGACATACCGTTTGTCTTTGAACGGTTCTACAAGGCGGATAAGTCCCGGACTAGAAATAGGAAGAAGAAGGGTACGGGGCTCGGACTTGCTATTGCAAAAAATATTGTAGAAGCCCATGGTGGCACTATAAACGTTAAAAGCAGAATGAACGAAGGAACAACCTTTGAATTCAACATACCAGTAGAATGA
- the sigX gene encoding RNA polymerase sigma factor SigX, protein MESTFAYFYENYHDDLYQFIFYMVKDKETCEDLVQEVYIKVMNSYDSFKGDSSPKTWLFSIARHITIDYFRKQKRKRKRISQLFDWSEKGELIHDQHPLPEEIAVQNEMIQTVYRYLNKCTPDQRSVLILRYIQSFSIQETAEVLNFSISKVKTTQHRGLKQLRKYINLQQQEGGDAL, encoded by the coding sequence ATGGAATCTACTTTTGCGTACTTCTATGAAAATTATCATGATGATTTATACCAATTTATTTTTTATATGGTCAAAGACAAAGAAACGTGTGAAGACCTCGTTCAGGAAGTCTATATTAAAGTAATGAACTCATATGATTCCTTTAAAGGCGATAGTAGTCCGAAAACATGGCTTTTTTCGATTGCCCGGCATATAACAATTGACTATTTTCGTAAACAAAAACGGAAGCGCAAACGTATTTCTCAGTTGTTTGACTGGAGTGAGAAAGGTGAATTAATCCACGATCAACATCCGCTTCCCGAGGAAATTGCCGTGCAAAATGAAATGATCCAAACTGTTTACCGTTATTTGAATAAATGTACACCAGATCAACGAAGTGTGCTCATTCTACGTTATATTCAGTCCTTCTCGATACAAGAGACTGCCGAAGTATTGAATTTCAGTATTAGTAAAGTGAAAACGACCCAACACCGTGGACTTAAGCAATTGCGAAAATACATTAATCTACAGCAGCAAGAGGGAGGAGATGCATTGTGA
- a CDS encoding response regulator transcription factor, whose protein sequence is MEKNAKILVVDDEDRIRRLVKMYLEKEDFIVEEAENGKEALELALDNDYDVILLDIMMPEMDGIEVTKKLRNEKNTPIIMLTAKGEESNRVEGLEVGSDDYIVKPFSPREVVLRVKAILRRVSSHDYNEAETPTKNLIVFPHLTIDYDAHRVTADGEEVSLTPKEYELLCFMAEVPDKVFSREVLLKEVWEYEFFGDLRTVDTHVKRLREKLTKVSKDAANMIVTVWGVGYKFEVDDT, encoded by the coding sequence ATGGAGAAGAATGCTAAGATTTTGGTTGTCGACGATGAAGACAGGATTCGTCGGCTGGTAAAAATGTATTTAGAAAAAGAAGATTTTATTGTAGAAGAAGCCGAAAATGGTAAGGAAGCATTGGAACTTGCGTTGGATAATGATTATGATGTCATTTTACTTGATATTATGATGCCGGAAATGGATGGCATTGAGGTTACAAAGAAATTACGCAATGAAAAAAATACACCAATTATTATGCTTACGGCCAAAGGGGAAGAATCCAATCGTGTGGAAGGCCTTGAAGTTGGAAGTGATGATTACATTGTAAAACCTTTCAGTCCGAGAGAAGTTGTGCTGCGAGTCAAGGCGATTCTTAGACGAGTCTCTTCTCACGATTATAATGAGGCGGAGACACCGACAAAAAATCTTATTGTGTTCCCTCATCTGACCATTGATTATGATGCACATCGTGTGACGGCAGATGGAGAAGAAGTGAGTCTTACACCAAAAGAATACGAACTTCTATGTTTTATGGCTGAGGTACCTGACAAAGTATTTAGTAGGGAAGTATTGCTTAAAGAAGTTTGGGAGTATGAATTCTTTGGGGATTTACGCACAGTTGACACGCATGTAAAACGCCTCCGCGAAAAACTTACAAAAGTATCCAAGGATGCTGCCAATATGATTGTTACGGTTTGGGGTGTCGGTTACAAATTTGAGGTGGATGATACGTGA
- a CDS encoding DUF4430 domain-containing protein — MNKWLLHIATLLFIAVFAVGCSADEAEQSQSDNQTQQTEENGDMEEQNEDIVRITISKDHQQEYINEKEIEIEKGAVLMDVLKENFYVKTAPDGQITSIERVAPKEDEEKVWTFTVNDEVPNVDATAYELSPGDQVSFDLHAQ, encoded by the coding sequence ATGAACAAATGGTTGTTACACATTGCAACATTACTATTCATTGCAGTTTTTGCTGTAGGGTGTAGTGCTGATGAAGCTGAACAGTCCCAGAGTGACAACCAAACTCAACAAACAGAGGAAAATGGAGATATGGAAGAACAGAATGAAGATATCGTTCGAATTACCATATCTAAGGATCATCAGCAGGAATATATAAATGAAAAAGAGATTGAAATTGAAAAAGGCGCGGTTTTGATGGATGTCCTGAAAGAAAATTTCTATGTTAAAACGGCTCCGGATGGTCAAATAACGTCCATTGAACGTGTGGCACCAAAAGAAGACGAGGAAAAAGTTTGGACATTCACTGTAAATGATGAAGTGCCAAATGTTGATGCTACAGCATACGAATTATCACCAGGTGACCAAGTGAGTTTCGATTTACATGCACAGTAA